DNA sequence from the Candida dubliniensis CD36 chromosome 5, complete sequence genome:
AcggaaaaattgaaaagtgaaaaaataaaaatatccGAGATTCTCCATAGGCCTtcgccaccaccacaatcatcatcatcattctATTGTTCATTACGGAATCatagaaagaaatatttcCAACTACTATTTCATTTACGATAACCCAGCAAAGCAAATATTCTTGAAAAAggatttttgttgttgtatcaGTATATTGGACTAATTTGTAGTCACcacatttgttttttcaacaataatcTACAATGAATCAGTAACTATCAAAACAATGAAGTTAAAAATTATGAAACATTAAAAACATGAATTAAACATATTGTGAAAAATTCACAGCCACTTTTTGATTACGTTTCTACGAAAAGTATATCtctattaattaaattattcaatattatattcACTAAAAACCCGTATTTTTAGCCAACATCAACTTGAATTTGTAGTAAATGTAGTCCGTGTAACTCTCATCCACCATCTATACCGTGAATTGATTCTAAAATACAACCTAAGTTGATCATTTCTAACATTATATATTCTGTTCATTAAAGCCGGAAGATGgtgaattaaaaaaatctGGCAACTGATTAAGTTCACTAAATATCATGTTATTGAACGTCTCATCACTCATAATATTCTCAAAATTTATATTACTGAATAAATCATAGTTACCATTCATTAACATTACGTTCCCATTGTCAATATTCAACATACCAGGTGTATTCATAAATGACTGTGGTAATGACGTCGCATTTTTCACATCAACATCCATGTGCTGATAATCACTGTCTATGATTGTATTACTGCTACTGGTACTGCTGCCACTGCTACCACTACCTGTAGAACTTGCTCCATTCTCAACCATACTAGGATATTGATTAGAATTCTCATTGTTGGAATTTCTCTCTGAcattaaagaaataatatGATCTTGCTGATTGGCAAAAACTTCAGGGAACAATGTAAACATGGAGTTAATATGATATTCCAATTCTGGTATCTTTTCGTATAAATCAACTTTTGCTAGATTCTTCAATGCATCAATCAATACTCGCAATAATAATCTCACCAAAATATCATATATCGAccttttattatcaattttattattacatCCTTCCAGTCTGAAAAATGATATGGCAACACTGGCAAGTAGCACCGAGTCATTTACTGCACTGGGTTCATTGGGGAATACCAAACAGTTACCAAGCAAACTGCAAAATGCTGCCAATGGGTAAAACGATAATGTGGAATACATTCGAGGAGAAATCTTTAACAGATCAATATCTTTTATCAATTCTAACATAAATCTAGCTCCAGCTAGTGATTGGTTGCCATACGGTATCAAACGAGAGTCGTTAATACCAAAACTCTTTACAAATGGCACTCGATTTATTGAAAGCTGATGCGCATATTGTGATAATAGTAATTCAACtttgaaataattaaaacaaCCTTCACTTAGGTTTAAAGGATTTTTAAAAGTAGTGTCCTTGGGTGGCGGTGATGCTAATATTGGCAGCATCAAGTTGGTCAATATTCTCAAGTCGTAATCAAACTCATTGACAAATGTCAATGCTGCTTGgatattgatattcattggtaattttgaatataCTTTGGCATAACTCTTGGCCTTGATTCTCgacaaaatcaataaaaaataGGCAAAATAATACTCACCACCATGAATCTGACTATTcaaaacaatatcattagCATTTTCCAAATACTTGCTGTCAAGAAATAATGTTGTCGGTACAGACatgaaaaaatcatcaacttcAGTTAACGTAGTGACATCTTCCATATCGATTAAAATTGGTTTGCCACTCTTGTATGTTATGTCAACCCCCTTATACTCACAAAACCACCATAACTTTCTTTTCAAAGTAGCATCAATCCCATTGTCATTGTTTAGAGTTTCCACTCGATGTATACCCAGCTCCTTGGCATATCTAATCAAAACACTAGTTATACTATAATTTACATGGAAATCAGTGACAAAGTTAATTTCAAAGTAAAGAATAAGTAATGCTAACCCTTGTAATGATCGAATTCCATCACTACTTCGCGATACCTTGCCATATGCTCCCATAGCATTTTGGAACAATTTGTTTAGTAGTTCACCTTGTAaataagaaattgatttcgTTGATAAAGTTGGATACTCAAGACTTTCAAAAACATCATCTTTTGAAATACTGGCCAAACATAGCACAATGGCAATATtcataatcaacaaatcgCTATAAGTAATATTACCCAAAATTGCCGCATCATTTCTTTGCGCTccataaaaataaatttgaaataacTCTCTAATTGTGGACACATCGCACAAGAATGGAGCCCAATAGAGATTCttataatatttatcaatgatttcaaatatcaatggcttttctaaatcatcaaattgtCGCTTTTTATCGGTTTCAACCTCTGGGccatttaataattttgtcGATTTTTGCACTGCGTcatttaatgataatggaACGTGTCTCAAGGGAGCGAAAATATCATGCATATTGTTAGCATTACTCCCTTGAACTCGTGATCTTAACCACTCAACAGCACGACCAGAtatggaaaagaaaagggcGTGAGACCCAAAATATTGCATTAATCGGTTTTTGATATTGGAAACACAACTCTTCTCTGCTGGTGCTAACATGTCTCTTAATTTTCTAACCTCATTCTCATTGGAGTCTTTGGTATCAATCTGTTTATTACTTTCATTATTGTGGTTATAGTTTATGCTGCCATCACTGTCACCACTCTCGTGGGCTTCTTGAAGATcgttttcttcatcatcttcatcaccaTTATCACTTGAATTGCTTGAAGACCTGTTGTGTCTTTCTCTACTATCATTATTGTCATTTGTCAATGAAGTAGATTGTAATTCATCGGATAACTCAGATTTGACGGTGGGATCCAATTTGTCCACCAATCTGCCCAATAAATTCTCCAATACATTGATACGGGAAGTCAAATGTCGAATTGTTGCTGCACTTGTTGTTCGTGCTTTTCTAACCGCTCcattattcttattctcAACACCTGCAGTAGTAGACTTAcgttgttttcttttccgCTCTTTTTGAACAAATGTATAAGTGCAATTTCTATTCTTGTCTGAACATTTCGAACAGGGTTGTTCTCCGTTACATTTGGATTTCCGTTTGCGACAATAATCACAAGCAACTTTGGTACGGAGTCGCTTTTCACCATCTTGAGTGTATACGGGATTAAGTGTGTCATTAGTCTCCAgcatttttaaattcaagCAAcctgtttgtttgttggtGTGAAAACTGATTGATCTTGTTATATCTGCTATctaaataaagaaaatttgttttttgcaaaaaaaaaaacctctTCAATACTAGTTCATACAACGATTCAGTCCTCTAGTTCAATAAAAGATAATTGCATACgccccccaaaaaaaaggtaTTATATTCTGATCAAAAACGAAATGAATATGAAATAAAGATTTGATACCTTTTTTTTAGCTCCTCAATCCCATAACCTTTTCAGAAGGCAAATTCTAGAAGAAGAATGGAGAagggggaaaaaaaaaaagcaacaaGTTGAAGTCGTGTCGTGGCATATTCAGTAAAAACCCGAAACTGGATTTTGTTGAAGTCGATCTTCCAAGGAGGCTGTATCTAGAGGAGATCCTAtcatatttgaaaatggtATCATTTTGCTAATTGTAAATCATATAACAAACTAGTATTATCTGAAAAGTCTTGATGGAGAATTAAGTTTGTAAAATAATCTTACCACAAAAACATTTGAATGATAAGAAAGGAGATTTCATACAACTAGTTTCATAGAATGCTGGAAAatggaaaaagaaaaaactacTTAATAAACATATCATATTGTATCTATGCTTTCAGTCGTTACAATCATACGAAGCAACGAGAGGACGGGGGCAATGTGTAGCTAATGGGTATTCATGgagttttctttcttcattaatGCCTGTGATATGAAGAATCACTTCAAATAAAGGACACTGCAGAACCACAATTAGCTTATGATTCATTTGGTTTCTTCCTACTTACTAGATCTGTGGGATTTCTCTGGGGTATCATGGTCACTTAATACAACAGATTGCTCTTTTA
Encoded proteins:
- a CDS encoding zinc finger-containing transcription factor, putative (Similar to S. cerevisiae STB4); translation: MSETNDTLNPVYTQDGEKRLRTKVACDYCRKRKSKCNGEQPCSKCSDKNRNCTYTFVQKERKRKQRKSTTAGVENKNNGAVRKARTTSAATIRHLTSRINVLENLLGRLVDKLDPTVKSELSDELQSTSLTNDNNDSRERHNRSSSNSSDNGDEDDEENDLQEAHESGDSDGSINYNHNNESNKQIDTKDSNENEVRKLRDMLAPAEKSCVSNIKNRLMQYFGSHALFFSISGRAVEWLRSRVQGSNANNMHDIFAPLRHVPLSLNDAVQKSTKLLNGPEVETDKKRQFDDLEKPLIFEIIDKYYKNLYWAPFLCDVSTIRELFQIYFYGAQRNDAAILGNITYSDLLIMNIAIVLCLASISKDDVFESLEYPTLSTKSISYLQGELLNKLFQNAMGAYGKVSRSSDGIRSLQGLALLILYFEINFVTDFHVNYSITSVLIRYAKESGIHRVETLNNDNGIDATLKRKLWWFCEYKGVDITYKSGKPILIDMEDVTTLTEVDDFFMSVPTTLFLDSKYLENANDIVLNSQIHGGEYYFAYFLLILSRIKAKSYAKVYSKLPMNINIQAALTFVNEFDYDLRILTNLMSPILASPPPKDTTFKNPLNLSEGCFNYFKVELLLSQYAHQLSINRVPFVKSFGINDSRLIPYGNQSLAGARFMLELIKDIDSLKISPRMYSTLSFYPLAAFCSLLGNCLVFPNEPSAVNDSVLLASVAISFFRSEGCNNKIDNKRSIYDILVRLLLRVLIDALKNLAKVDLYEKIPELEYHINSMFTLFPEVFANQQDHIISLMSERNSNNENSNQYPSMVENGASSTGSGSSGSSTSSSNTIIDSDYQHMDVDVKNATSLPQSFMNTPGMLNIDNGNVMLMNGNYDLFSNINFENIMSDETFNNMIFSELNQLPDFFNSPSSGFNEQNI